In one Bacillota bacterium genomic region, the following are encoded:
- a CDS encoding glycosyltransferase family 2 protein, protein MRVTAIIPAYNEETRLPRVLEAVRAASLVDDILVVSDGSVDGTYEVARHFDGVRALQLPQNLGKGGAMHVGACHTDAPLIVFLDADLIGLTPEHVDSLVEPVYRDDADMTLGIFRGGRRATDLAQKLFPFVSGQRAIRRELFLEVPNVQFARFGVETQITRWAVRQRWRVQYVPLVGVTHPMKEEKLGRLRGTVARLRMYADIARILLDGHAPNQAKRLFRLRNK, encoded by the coding sequence ATGAGAGTCACCGCAATTATCCCTGCTTATAACGAGGAGACCCGTCTGCCCCGGGTGCTGGAGGCAGTGCGTGCGGCTTCGCTGGTGGACGATATCCTGGTGGTCAGCGATGGTTCGGTAGACGGCACGTACGAAGTGGCGCGCCATTTCGATGGGGTGCGCGCGTTGCAACTTCCCCAGAACCTCGGCAAGGGCGGGGCGATGCACGTGGGTGCATGCCACACGGACGCGCCGCTGATTGTCTTTCTGGACGCCGACCTGATCGGACTCACCCCAGAACACGTCGATAGCCTGGTGGAACCTGTATACCGCGACGATGCCGACATGACGCTGGGGATTTTTCGCGGAGGTAGACGCGCAACCGACCTTGCCCAGAAGCTGTTTCCTTTCGTTAGCGGTCAGCGCGCCATCCGGCGGGAACTGTTTCTGGAGGTGCCAAACGTACAGTTTGCCCGTTTCGGGGTGGAAACGCAGATTACGCGCTGGGCGGTTCGCCAGAGGTGGCGAGTGCAGTATGTACCTCTGGTGGGTGTCACCCATCCGATGAAGGAGGAGAAGCTGGGACGCCTGCGCGGCACCGTGGCTCGCCTGCGCATGTACGCCGATATTGCCCGCATCTTGCTGGACGGACACGCCCCGAACCAGGCAAAGCGGCTCTTTCGCCTGAGGAATAAGTAG
- a CDS encoding M48 family metalloprotease, giving the protein MTRTAWLIRIGVLLLLVPGMLSLMSCRGTNLLSKQDEIQIGKEGSAAIEKEYKLDTNPERVALVQEIGQRVLEGMRRVEGKRAPDFPFTFKVLDTKEINAVSLPGGPVYVFRGLMEQVGDDRDMLASVIAHEVAHIVARHAAKQISSSILADLAISLGTKGSTQKVASIATSLVMLQYSRDDEYDADRRGIHYTHAAGYDPEGLVRFFEKLQKLEKSPMKGLLANLRTHPLTENRILRAKKLIAELPDRQPASAATGQ; this is encoded by the coding sequence ATGACACGCACCGCGTGGCTGATACGGATAGGGGTACTCCTTCTCCTCGTGCCGGGGATGCTCTCGCTGATGAGCTGTCGCGGCACGAACCTGCTGAGCAAACAGGACGAAATCCAGATCGGCAAAGAAGGCTCAGCAGCGATTGAGAAGGAGTACAAGCTGGACACCAACCCCGAGCGCGTGGCGCTGGTGCAGGAGATTGGGCAGCGTGTGCTGGAGGGGATGCGGCGGGTGGAAGGCAAACGTGCGCCGGATTTTCCGTTCACCTTTAAGGTGCTGGATACCAAAGAGATTAACGCCGTTTCTCTGCCCGGCGGTCCGGTGTACGTCTTTCGCGGTTTGATGGAGCAGGTCGGGGATGACAGGGATATGCTGGCATCGGTCATCGCGCATGAAGTCGCACATATCGTGGCACGCCATGCGGCAAAGCAGATATCCAGCAGCATCCTGGCAGACCTCGCCATCTCTCTGGGCACAAAGGGCAGCACTCAGAAGGTGGCAAGCATTGCGACCTCGCTGGTCATGCTGCAGTACAGTCGCGATGACGAATACGATGCCGACCGGCGTGGTATCCACTATACCCACGCCGCCGGATACGACCCCGAAGGGCTGGTGCGCTTCTTCGAGAAGCTGCAGAAACTGGAGAAAAGCCCCATGAAGGGACTGCTGGCGAACCTGCGCACCCACCCGCTGACCGAAAACCGTATCCTGAGGGCGAAGAAGCTGATTGCAGAACTGCCCGACCGACAACCTGCCAGCGCGGCGACGGGGCAATGA
- a CDS encoding GNAT family N-acetyltransferase, which yields MNPQVSLFQTWEWVSLWWKHLGKGTEARVLCVQDGGETVGIAPLYTRRTAMGKVLRWAGTGISDRLGIIAACGYDHAVAGAVAEWLESQRCADLHQLAEGSAMVRVAEARGWQVVWQEKCPYVLLPETWEAYWGSLSKKTRFNIGYAQRQMTRELGEVHLDTASETELPEAMEALFALHTRRWRQRWLPGGFYHPCVRQFHREWATVAQRNGWLRLHTLRIDGAIRAVLYVFHFGRRAYYYLGGFEPSLARYSMGTVLTAYAIRRAIEEGCVVFDFLRGDEPYKYRWKPQVQWHRRACWAQGTLAWAWRKRVDWETRLWWRLQARLHGKGAS from the coding sequence GTGAACCCACAGGTTTCGCTTTTCCAGACGTGGGAGTGGGTGAGCCTGTGGTGGAAGCACCTTGGCAAGGGAACAGAAGCGCGGGTGCTGTGCGTGCAGGACGGCGGAGAAACGGTCGGCATTGCACCGCTGTACACCCGCCGGACGGCGATGGGTAAAGTACTGCGCTGGGCAGGCACAGGTATTTCCGACCGGCTGGGCATCATCGCCGCTTGCGGGTACGACCACGCCGTTGCCGGAGCGGTCGCAGAATGGCTGGAGAGCCAGCGCTGTGCCGACCTGCACCAGCTGGCGGAGGGTTCGGCGATGGTGCGCGTTGCCGAGGCGCGCGGCTGGCAGGTCGTGTGGCAGGAAAAGTGCCCTTACGTGCTGTTGCCTGAAACGTGGGAGGCGTATTGGGGGTCTTTAAGTAAAAAGACGCGCTTCAACATCGGCTACGCGCAGCGACAGATGACGCGCGAGCTGGGAGAGGTGCACCTTGACACAGCGTCGGAAACAGAGCTACCCGAGGCAATGGAAGCCCTGTTCGCCCTGCATACGCGCCGCTGGCGACAGCGGTGGCTACCGGGTGGCTTTTACCACCCGTGCGTGCGACAGTTCCATCGCGAGTGGGCGACCGTCGCGCAACGAAACGGCTGGCTGCGGCTGCACACCCTCCGCATAGACGGAGCGATTCGGGCGGTGCTGTATGTGTTTCACTTTGGGCGGCGCGCGTATTACTATCTGGGAGGGTTTGAACCGTCGCTTGCCCGTTACAGCATGGGCACGGTGCTGACCGCCTACGCCATCCGTCGGGCGATAGAGGAGGGTTGCGTCGTGTTTGACTTCCTGCGTGGCGACGAGCCGTACAAGTATCGCTGGAAGCCGCAGGTACAGTGGCATCGGCGAGCCTGCTGGGCGCAGGGCACGCTTGCATGGGCGTGGCGAAAACGGGTAGACTGGGAAACCCGCCTGTGGTGGCGGTTACAGGCGCGTCTGCACGGAAAGGGGGCGTCGTAA